In one Poecilia reticulata strain Guanapo linkage group LG8, Guppy_female_1.0+MT, whole genome shotgun sequence genomic region, the following are encoded:
- the rpl23 gene encoding large ribosomal subunit protein uL14, with amino-acid sequence MSKRGRGGSSGAKFRISLGLPVGAVINCADNTGAKNLYIISVKGIKGRLNRLPAAGVGDMVMATVKKGKPELRKKVHPAVVIRQRKSYRRKDGVFLYFEDNAGVIVNNKGEMKGSAITGPVAKECADLWPRIASNAGSIA; translated from the exons ATGTCCAAGAGAG gaCGTGGTGGTTCATCTGGTGCAAAGTTCCGTATCTCACTGGGTCTCCCAGTGGGAGCGGTCATCAACTGTGCTGACAACACAG GTGCCAAGAACTTGTACATAATCTCAGTAAAGGGCATCAAGGGGCGTCTGAACCGTCTGCCGGCTGCAGGAGTGGGTGACATGGTTATGGCCACAGTGAAAAAAGGCAAACCTGAGCTCAGGAAGAAGG tgcatCCTGCGGTGGTGATACGGCAACGGAAGTCATATCGGCGAAAAGACGGTGTATTCCTGTACTTTGAAGACAACGCTGGTGTCATCGTCAACAACAAAGGAGAAATGAAAG GTTCAGCCATCACAGGACCAGTGGCCAAAGAATGCGCTGACCTGTGGCCCAGGATCGCCTCCAATGCTGGCAGCATCGCCTGA